The genomic segment GAATCATTATCTCCTATAGCTGCCGGAAAAAGAAGGGCGGATACCGTCATTAGCATCAGCACAATCACCGCGAGGACTCTGCGCATCATCTTCACCCTCGCGTGATACTGTTTTCGAGACTAAAATACTATCGCTGCTGCATTTTTAGCCCCGGGGTGGTCCACCGCTCCCCCGCCGAGTATTGCACTGGCGGCCCGGTCGGCCCCTTCCCCTCCCTCCGCTCGAGCCTTTCTCTTAGTCGGGACGCACCGCCAATAGCGGCCGCGGCTCCAAGGAGCACTAGAGACACTCCGAGAAGGGCAACTATCCTTTCAGTGTCGGGGCCGAGCAATGGTCCCCCTCCAGAGAAGCGGCTGTATTTTTTAAGAGTAATTATACTCAGCACGCCTGAGGCCGCATCGTACGTCTCCACCTTCACATCGCCCCTGACTTTCTCAGAGTACCAATAGTTCGTATAATTGCCCGAACCCTCCTCCGTGCAGTTAACGAGGAATGCTGTGTAATTTGTCTTTCCGATTTTGATGGTGCCAGCCCAGCCGCAGATGTAGTTGATGGTAAGGCAGTGCTCCGAGACTCTCCTCACCCCCTCCCAGACCTCAATACGCGTCACATTGAACCAGGACCTCCAGCTCCTATTGAGCGCGAGGGGGAAGAGGTAGCGGCCGTCTGAGGGGGTGTAGGTCAAGGTGAGCTCCGCCATGGAGCGCAGGGAGCCACTGGTGACCTCAATTGTGCTTCTCGATTGAATTGTGCAGAGGGTGGCTTTTGCAACATAAATCCTAGAAACTGTTGTCCTCGTGTAGGTCTCACTCATCTCTTTCTTTTTGAGTGAGAGAATGTATACGCTATGAGTTTCATTGCCCGTCCTCAGCCTTCCCTCACCGGTAACGGAGACACTCATGTTTCCCCTGAGCGTTTCATATGGGGACTTCGTGAGTGTCGTATAGACCCATGTGTCGCCCGCCACCCATCTGGGCAGCCTGAACTCCTCAGCCCCCGTCACAGGTGTAACTGAAGGAATCATGAGGGCTACGATGATTACGACACTTGCCCTTTTCATCCCTGCTAACATCGGCTCATTTTGTCTCACTTTCTGAGCACTCCCTCCTTTCCGCAGCTGGGGCACTTGACCTGAATTGGCCTTCGAATCTCCGTGACCGGGAAAACGGTTCTGCACCCGGGGCACGATATCATTTTAGGTGGGACGGATGGCGGAGGAGCCGCGGCGGGGGGCTGAGTTGTGACGGGAGGGGGTGGAAAGGGTGCCGGCCCGGCCGCCTGCGCGGTTGAGGGAGTCGCGGGCGTAGGCGCGGGAATAGGGGCCTGTGGCGCCGGCGCAGCCCTCTTTCCTATCGTCCCCTCCTTTCCGCAGAAGGGGCACTTCACTTGCTGGGGTCCCTCGGCTTTGTCTATTTGAAACGCCTGTTTGCAGCGGGGGCACGCGATTGTTCTTTTCTCGACGGCGGAAGGCGGTGGGGGCGGGGGGGCCTCGTAACGGGGCTCATATTGGGGGGCCGGGTAGTGGGGAATGGCCGCGGGCGACTCCCCTGCGGGGTGGTAGACGGGCGCGGAAGGGGGAGCGGGGGGCGGCGGGGCCATATGGACGGTTTCCGGCTCGGTAGGGGCGGTGTAGGCCTGTGGAGCTGCCGGGGTAGGTGGTGTGGACGCGGCCAAGGATTCCTGAGCGATCCCCGGAGCCGGAGCTGTAGCCGGTGCAGTCTGGACTGGCGGGGGGACTCCCGCAAGGGTTCCTTCCTTCCCGCAGGTCGGGCAGCGAATTCTGGTCGGTCCGGTGCCGCGGAAAACCTCGAAGCGCGTGCCACAGCGCGGACAGTCTATCGGTTGCTTCACGCCCGTGGCGGGTGGTTCCGCGACCGAGGGGGGGACGGGCGTGGCGGGAGCGAAACCCGGGGCTCCAAGGGGCCCTGCGGGGGCTATCATCCTTTCCGGTGCTACAGGCGGCTGGGAGGGCGCGGGTGCCGCGCCAGGGACGCGAATCTGCGGAGGCGCGGCAGGCGCGAGAGCTTCTTTCCTTGCTCGTGAGCGCAAATAGACCACCCATCCGCTGACCGCAGCAATGTACATAAGCAAAAAGAGGACGATGGAGATGGAGAGCTCGTCGAAAGTTCTTTGGAGAATCGTGTACTGAATTCTTGCCTCCTCATCACCTTCGTTCTCTACGATGAGAGTGTAGCTGCGCGCCTCGAGCTCCGTCCCCCTGTAGACGTACCGGGTGGTGTTTTCTGCGTGGTCGTAGCTGGCCGTAGCCACACTCCTGTCGCTTTCATAGGCCTCGGCGTCCTCCCTGAGCATTAGAAAATAGTTGAGGGATACATTATTCAAGGATCTGACAGTCACCTCACTCCTCGAGACATCGAGGGGATCGCGTCCTTGGAAGTGAAGCTTGACAAAGCTCCCGCCCGAGACTGTGGTGACACCTTCTGTGGCGAGGGCGGCCTCGAGATAATTGTCGCCGGGCGACAGCGGCACGAGGGGGAGGAAGAAAACCAGGCCGATGAGGAACAGTATTATCCAGACGAGGCCCGTTCTTACGTAGCGGGATGTCATGCGGGGCCTCTCCTGAGGGGGCACGAGCGCAAGCAGCTTTGATTTGAAGTAGGCACCCGCGGCGATGGAGGCGATGCCGAAGACTAAAGGGGCAAGAAGTGCCGGATAGATTGGGATGGAAAGCGGGTCTGTTCTGAAGTCTTTCGAGAGGCGAGCGAGCAGGGCGAATAGGATGAGGGCGGCGACAGAGAATATAATAAAAACAGCGAGCCTCCTCCTCTTCAATTTAGTCATGGCCCAATCGCGCTGGAGCTCAGACTCATCCCCGTGGAACCTGCTTGTTATCATGTTAACCCTTCTCAAAAAACGAATAGAAATTTATTCTAATAAATCTTTATACAGAGTGTCTAATACCACTTAGCTCTACATAAATTGGTCCAAACCGGCTTGCTTCGTCCCTGTGACAAGGGCCCTCTCGTCCAGACCAAAGACCTCGGTAACTCGGGCGAGCGAGACCGCTAGCCTCCGAGCGTAGTATTTCCAGTCCGGTGTGGCGCGGAATGGCCTGCCGTCGATATAAGGTTCTACCTGCTGGGGCGTTTTGTCTCCATCGGTCACAATCCAGGAAACCTTCATTCCCGGAACGAACTCGTAACCTAGTGCCGTGAGCTTGCGCGCCGCCGCAACATTGGCCATCGAATCTGGATTCACGTAAGAAGTCCAGCCCCCGTCCTCTCCCTCACTGCCCTGAACGGTGCGGGATATGACTAGCTTTTCGAGAGGCACTCTGCCTGCCTGCGTGGCGCGAATCACGGCTCTCGCGTGTTCCGTGGCCTCCTCTATTCTGTCGTCCAGAATCTTTTCAAACACCTCCGCCATCGTCTCGCTCAGGAGGTCGAATGAGTCGGTGCGCCTGATTTCATAGCCCCGCACCACGGTCTCCTCCCTCGGCCATATGCAGCGGGCAACATAGCGCTTCTTCTTTCCGTGGGAAAACATCGGCTCGTAAATTCCCTGGAACTCCAGAGTGGCACCTCCCCTCGAGAACTCCTCGGCCTTCTCTCGGCCGAAGGCCACGGCTTTCTCGAGGGTCCTATGACCTTCCGGGAGGAGGAAGAACACGCTGTCCGTGTCGCTGTAGACCACCGTCAGCCCCTCCGCCTCCAGCCGTTCTATGACTCCCTTGATACTCTCTCTGGCGAAAGCGGTTATAGAAGCCCCAATGGTCGGGTTGGTGAACCTGTAGAACGCGGAAGCGAAGACACCGTAGAAGGAGTTCATCATCGTCTTCACGGCCTCCTGGAGGCCGTTGTAGTACTCCTCCTCCTCCTTGTTTCCCTTGGCCCTTGCTTCGGCCCTCCTCCTCTGGGCCTCGGCCCTGTCCCTCATCAGCTCCTCCAGGATAACGGGCAGGAGGCCTGGCCGGACTTCCCTCGAGAGGAATCTCGCTCCAGTCGGGCTACGTATCTCCCCCTCGGGGTGGAGGGTGGTGAAGCAAATATTTTTCGTGATTATTATTGTGGGGTACATTGACTTAAAGTCGAGGACGCAGACCCAGTGGTAGAGGCCGGGGCTGATTGTGTGGACATAACCCCCCTCTATCTTCGCCTCCTTCCTCTCATGCCTCGTCATCGGGACCGCTATCCTGGCCCGGTCCGCCCTTCTTATCAGAATTGAGTCGATGAATGTGCTCGTCCGGCCATTGACGACGTCGTCGAGGGGGAGGCGGGCCACAGTGGCCAGGTCCATTGCCTTTTTGAGAATGGCGATTCTCTCAAGAATTCTGAGAGCGAGCTCCGCATCCTTGGTGCAGTACCTGACCACCTTGTCTGGGTCCGCCGCCCATTCCTCGTCGATTCTTAGTGGGTCGACGTCGAGCTTCTCTTCATTCAGGACTAGCTTCGAAATCGCCGCCAGCGTCTCCTTCTTCGGCCTGAGCGCGAGCTTGGCGCTCCACCAAGCATCCGCGACAATCCGCCCCGTGACGCGCCAGAAGCGCTCGTTGAATGTCCTAGGTCCCGAGCGGTCTCTCCCCCAGTGAAGCTCTTCGATTCCGTTGACCTTTGCCCTCGCGAGAAGGGTCGGGATGTCGTAGTTGTCTATATTATACCCAGTGATGACGTCCGGGTCCTCGCGCACCACCAGCTCTTCGAACGAGTGGAGAATGTCTTTCTCACTACCGGTAAATGTGAAAGTCCGTAGCTCACGCGCTCCCGGGTCCCGTACAGCGGCCGAGACGCAGAAGAGCTTTCCGAAGGTTTCTTTCCGTATGCTGTTCTCGACATCGAAACTGAGTATCTTGAGCGGTGGATGAAAGGGCTCGCATGGCCCGTAGGCACCTTCGGCGGCCGCGTCCACTACAAGGTCAACCGCGTACTTCTCCCTTTCCTGGCTCCCAACCATGCTGCCCTCGGCTCTGAAACATGCACCCAGATCCATGTCGAATACGAACCTCTGGCCAAACGGTATATCGGCCGCGAAGAACTCAGTCTCCCTTTTGTATTTCTCCCTGTAGTGGGGCACCCTATAGGGGAATTTGATGGTAATCCTTTCGAATCTCCTCTTTTCCCCCCCGAGCTCGAGCCATTCCTCCCTGATATCAAGGACATCGGGGTCGGCTTTCAGGGACTGCAGGGTCGCATCGGAGGGCTCGAGAATATAGAAGTAGGGTTTGAAACCGTGGTGCCGGATGACAATTGACCTCCCGTCGCGGGTCTTTCCGTAGAGCTCGACCACCACAGGGTCGCTTTTCACATCGTAGGTGGCCGTGAGCAGGCGTACATCCCAAGAGGCCATGATGGATGCCAATATGCGCGCGGGGGCATATAGATTGCTGCAGCCACCGGCGCATGGAACCCCACCGAAAAATATTAATGACCAGCCCCGCCTTGCGGATTCTGGAGGCAAGAGAGGAAGAGAGATGCAGAAGCCCCTCAGCATCCTGAACCAGAGTCTGGGCAAGAGGGTGCTCGTCGAGCTCAAGGGCAACCGTGAGTACCGAGGGGTTCTTGACGGCTACGACCCGCACATGAACCTGGTGCTCAAGAACGCCGAGGAACTCGTGAACAGGCAGCTCAAGCAGGTCCTCGAGCTCGCAATCGTTCGGGGGGACAACGTAATCTACATCTCACCTCCCTAGCCCCGGGACAAGGGCTTGGGACCCAAGCAGGTGACCTGAAATGACGAAGGGCACGCCCTCGATGGGCAAGATGGTTAAGAAGACACACATCCGGTGTCGGAGGTGTGGGAAGAGGAGCTACCACGTCCAGAAGAGGCGGTGCGCCTCCTGTGGCTTTGGAGAGACTAGAAGGCTCAGGCGCTACAGCTGGAATAAAAGGCACTAGGCCTGCACTATGCTGCCCAGGGAAGCGTGCGGAGTCGTTGGAATCGCCTCGAACGGCCCAGTCGCACTGCAGCTCTATTTCGCGCTCCGGGCCCTCCAGCACAGGGGCCAAGAGTCTGCGGGCATCGCCACCCACAGCGACAGAATTCGCTGCTCCAAGGGCATGGGACTGGTACACGAGGTCTTCCCGGATGGCCCCGCAGAGCTCCCCGGAAATATGGGTATAGCACACGTGAGATACTCGACCACGGGCGCATCCAAGCTCGAGAACGCCCAGCCGGTCGTTGCTTCGTCGCAGATGGGCGACATCGCGCTCGCCCACAATGGGGACATCGTGAATGCTGATAGAATTCGCAGGGAGCTGAAGAAGCAGGGCTGGGCCTTCATCACCTCCACGGACTCCGAGGTTCTCATCAGGCTGCTCGCCAACGAAATTGCCCCCGCTGGGGACCTGGTGCGTGCCACGCGGAACCTGATGAGAATGATCGTTGGCTCCTACTCGCTAGTTGTCCTCCTCCCGGACAGAATTCTGGCGATTCGGGACCCCCTAGGCATCAAGCCCCTCTGCCTCGGAAGGCTACCCGGCGGCGAGGGGTACATCGCCGCTTCAGAGACCGTAGCACTGGATGTCCTCGGCGCGGAATTCGTCCGCGAGGTAAATCCAGGTGAACTGGTCGAGCTCACCGCTTCCGGGCTCCGCTCCCACACAATTCTCCGTTCCTCACATACCGCACATTGCATGTTTGAGTGGGTCTACTTCGCGCGCCCGGACAGTCTTTTCGCTGGAAAATATGTGTTCGACGTGCGATGGTGCTTCGGGAGAAAGGTCGCCGAAGAAAAGCCTGTGGAGGCCGACATTGTGGTCCCTGTCCCAGACTCAGGCCGGACCCATGCTCAGGGCTACTCCGAGGCCTCGGGGCTGCCATACGTCGAGGGGCTGATGAAAAACAGATACATCGGTCGAACATTCATCCTGCCGACGAGGGAGGCGAGGGAGATGAACGTCCAGCTAAAGCTCAACGCTATTCGCTCCCGGGTCGCAGGCAAGAGGGTCGTCTTAGTGGACGACAGCATCGTGCGCGGGACCACAACAGGGAAAATCGTCGAGCTCCTGCGCCGCGCAGGGGCAACGGAGGTCCATGTTCGGATAGGTTCCCCACCCATCCGGGCCCCTTGCTATCTCGGCATTGACATGAAGACCAGGGATCAGTTCGTCGCAACGGACAGGACCGAGGCCGATATTGCGCGCATCATCGGGGCTGACTCCGTGGGCTACCTGAGCATCGATGGTCTTGTCGAGTGCATAGGAATACCGAAGAGCGATCTCTGCCTCGGCTGCCTGACCGGTGAGTATCCCTTAGAGATACCAGGGGAGAGGGCGCGCTTCCAGGCCAGGCTGGACGACGTCTGGCCCCCTCCGTCCGCCACCTCCCAAAATCCTTTTCTGTTGATACCCCATGCACCTCCGGATGAAAATCGAGAGGGGGCTCGTGCTCGCACTAGAAGTGGCTGAGAGGAGAAGGGCTCTTAAAGTCGCTGAAGAGGTTGAGCCCTTCACGGACGCGGTCAAGGTCGGCCTCCCGGTCCTTCTTTCCTCCGGTCTCGATATTGTGAGGAATCTTTCGAAGCGAACCTATGTCCTGTGCGACCTTAAGCTCGCAGACATCCCCAACACCAACAGGCTCTCCGCAGCCTGTGTTTTCGCGGCTGGTGCGGATGGGGTCATTGCCCATGCCTTTCCCGGCCGGGACAGTCTACTCGCCGTGGTCGAAGAGGCGAGGAGGCACGGAGGAGAGGTCTGGGCGGTGACGGAGATGAGCCACCCCGGAGCACTCGAGCTAATGGCACCCGTGGCTAGGGAGATGGTAAG from the Thermoplasmata archaeon genome contains:
- a CDS encoding 50S ribosomal protein L37e; amino-acid sequence: MTKGTPSMGKMVKKTHIRCRRCGKRSYHVQKRRCASCGFGETRRLRRYSWNKRH
- a CDS encoding LSM domain-containing protein codes for the protein MQKPLSILNQSLGKRVLVELKGNREYRGVLDGYDPHMNLVLKNAEELVNRQLKQVLELAIVRGDNVIYISPP
- a CDS encoding DNA polymerase domain-containing protein, with protein sequence MASWDVRLLTATYDVKSDPVVVELYGKTRDGRSIVIRHHGFKPYFYILEPSDATLQSLKADPDVLDIREEWLELGGEKRRFERITIKFPYRVPHYREKYKRETEFFAADIPFGQRFVFDMDLGACFRAEGSMVGSQEREKYAVDLVVDAAAEGAYGPCEPFHPPLKILSFDVENSIRKETFGKLFCVSAAVRDPGARELRTFTFTGSEKDILHSFEELVVREDPDVITGYNIDNYDIPTLLARAKVNGIEELHWGRDRSGPRTFNERFWRVTGRIVADAWWSAKLALRPKKETLAAISKLVLNEEKLDVDPLRIDEEWAADPDKVVRYCTKDAELALRILERIAILKKAMDLATVARLPLDDVVNGRTSTFIDSILIRRADRARIAVPMTRHERKEAKIEGGYVHTISPGLYHWVCVLDFKSMYPTIIITKNICFTTLHPEGEIRSPTGARFLSREVRPGLLPVILEELMRDRAEAQRRRAEARAKGNKEEEEYYNGLQEAVKTMMNSFYGVFASAFYRFTNPTIGASITAFARESIKGVIERLEAEGLTVVYSDTDSVFFLLPEGHRTLEKAVAFGREKAEEFSRGGATLEFQGIYEPMFSHGKKKRYVARCIWPREETVVRGYEIRRTDSFDLLSETMAEVFEKILDDRIEEATEHARAVIRATQAGRVPLEKLVISRTVQGSEGEDGGWTSYVNPDSMANVAAARKLTALGYEFVPGMKVSWIVTDGDKTPQQVEPYIDGRPFRATPDWKYYARRLAVSLARVTEVFGLDERALVTGTKQAGLDQFM
- the pyrF gene encoding orotidine-5'-phosphate decarboxylase is translated as MKIERGLVLALEVAERRRALKVAEEVEPFTDAVKVGLPVLLSSGLDIVRNLSKRTYVLCDLKLADIPNTNRLSAACVFAAGADGVIAHAFPGRDSLLAVVEEARRHGGEVWAVTEMSHPGALELMAPVAREMVRIAVETGAAGIVAPATRPDRLKALKSIAGSLKIIAPGVGAQGGSATAAILAGADAVIVGRSIYESPEPGRVARELAEETARALKSRGGGD
- the purF gene encoding amidophosphoribosyltransferase yields the protein MLPREACGVVGIASNGPVALQLYFALRALQHRGQESAGIATHSDRIRCSKGMGLVHEVFPDGPAELPGNMGIAHVRYSTTGASKLENAQPVVASSQMGDIALAHNGDIVNADRIRRELKKQGWAFITSTDSEVLIRLLANEIAPAGDLVRATRNLMRMIVGSYSLVVLLPDRILAIRDPLGIKPLCLGRLPGGEGYIAASETVALDVLGAEFVREVNPGELVELTASGLRSHTILRSSHTAHCMFEWVYFARPDSLFAGKYVFDVRWCFGRKVAEEKPVEADIVVPVPDSGRTHAQGYSEASGLPYVEGLMKNRYIGRTFILPTREAREMNVQLKLNAIRSRVAGKRVVLVDDSIVRGTTTGKIVELLRRAGATEVHVRIGSPPIRAPCYLGIDMKTRDQFVATDRTEADIARIIGADSVGYLSIDGLVECIGIPKSDLCLGCLTGEYPLEIPGERARFQARLDDVWPPPSATSQNPFLLIPHAPPDENREGARARTRSG